In Micromonospora sp. WMMA1363, a genomic segment contains:
- the sucC gene encoding ADP-forming succinate--CoA ligase subunit beta has protein sequence MDLYEYQGRDLFERHGLPVLAGGVANTPEEARAIAERLGDRVVVKAQVKVGGRGKAGGVKLAEGAEDTVARATDILGMDIKGHTVHKVMITVTADVAEEFYFSYLLDRANRTFLCIASVAGGMDIEQVAAETPEKVVKAPIDANTGVDETTARKIVAAAGFPAEVADQVVEIAVGLWRAFVAEDATLVEVNPLAKTGEGRLLLLDAKITLDENAGFRHPDHEALVDQAAVDPLEQAAKEKDLNYVKLDGEVGIIGNGAGLVMSTLDVVAYAGERHGGVKPANFLDIGGGASAAVMANGLEIVLSDPSVKSVFVNVFGGITACDEVANGIVQALALLEQRGEKVTKPLVVRLDGNNAEAGRAILDGADNPLVQRVDTMDGAAERAAELAAAGV, from the coding sequence GTGGACCTGTACGAGTACCAGGGGCGGGACCTGTTCGAGCGGCACGGGTTGCCCGTGTTGGCCGGCGGCGTCGCCAACACCCCGGAGGAGGCCCGCGCGATCGCCGAACGCCTCGGCGACCGGGTGGTCGTCAAGGCGCAGGTGAAGGTCGGTGGCCGAGGCAAGGCCGGCGGTGTGAAGCTGGCCGAGGGCGCGGAGGATACCGTGGCTCGGGCCACCGACATCCTCGGCATGGACATCAAGGGGCACACCGTCCACAAGGTCATGATCACCGTGACCGCGGACGTGGCCGAGGAGTTCTACTTCTCCTACCTGCTGGACCGGGCGAACCGTACCTTTCTCTGTATCGCCAGCGTCGCGGGCGGCATGGACATCGAGCAGGTGGCCGCCGAAACCCCGGAGAAGGTCGTCAAAGCGCCGATCGACGCGAACACCGGCGTCGACGAGACCACCGCGCGCAAGATCGTCGCCGCGGCCGGTTTCCCAGCCGAGGTGGCCGACCAGGTCGTCGAGATCGCAGTGGGTCTGTGGCGGGCCTTCGTCGCCGAGGACGCGACGCTGGTCGAGGTGAACCCGCTGGCCAAGACCGGCGAGGGCAGGCTGCTGCTGCTCGATGCCAAGATCACCCTGGACGAGAACGCCGGGTTCCGGCACCCGGACCACGAGGCACTGGTCGACCAGGCCGCGGTGGACCCGCTGGAGCAGGCCGCCAAGGAGAAGGACCTCAACTACGTCAAGCTCGACGGCGAGGTCGGCATCATCGGCAACGGCGCGGGCCTGGTCATGTCGACCCTGGACGTGGTCGCGTACGCCGGGGAGCGGCACGGCGGCGTGAAGCCGGCCAACTTCCTCGACATCGGTGGTGGCGCGAGCGCGGCCGTGATGGCCAACGGTCTGGAGATCGTGCTCTCCGATCCGTCGGTCAAGAGCGTCTTCGTCAACGTGTTCGGCGGCATCACCGCCTGTGACGAGGTTGCCAACGGCATCGTGCAGGCGCTGGCCCTGCTCGAGCAACGTGGCGAGAAGGTCACCAAGCCGCTGGTCGTCCGCCTCGACGGCAACAACGCCGAGGCCGGTCGGGCGATCCTGGACGGCGCGGACAACCCGCTCGTGCAGCGGGTCGACACAATGGACGGCGCGGCCGAGCGGGCCGCCGAGCTGGCAGCTGCGGGGGTCTGA
- a CDS encoding cobalamin B12-binding domain-containing protein — protein MSSRVRVVVAKPGLDGHDRGAKVVARALRDAGMEVIYTGLHQTPEQIVETAIQEDADAVGLSVLSGAHMTLFRRVLELLGERDARDIVVFGGGIIPDADMPELEKLGVAKIFTPGATTQSIVEWVRQNVAQPVS, from the coding sequence ATGAGCTCTCGTGTTCGCGTCGTCGTGGCCAAGCCGGGCCTGGACGGCCACGACCGTGGTGCCAAGGTCGTCGCGCGTGCCCTCCGGGACGCCGGCATGGAGGTCATCTACACCGGCCTGCACCAGACACCCGAGCAGATCGTGGAGACCGCCATCCAGGAGGACGCCGACGCGGTCGGCCTCTCCGTTCTCTCCGGCGCGCACATGACGCTCTTCCGTCGGGTGCTGGAGCTGCTCGGGGAGCGGGACGCGCGGGACATCGTGGTGTTCGGCGGCGGGATCATCCCGGACGCCGACATGCCGGAGCTGGAGAAGCTCGGGGTTGCCAAGATCTTCACGCCCGGAGCGACGACCCAGTCGATCGTGGAATGGGTTCGGCAGAATGTGGCGCAGCCCGTCAGCTGA
- a CDS encoding M23 family metallopeptidase has translation MRQRLSSEPDRYRGRRRVPTPPRSRYAAVVTTAFVGAGGVALLAGALPDAKSVSPSVLDELKAASTLNQDAAERAEAAGRATRGGARDGAEAEPEVWLLPLQGYDFNSPYGVRWGKLHTGVDLVAPEGTPYVAIHEGTVTKAGWFGGYGYTVIVRHADGSEAIYGHSSAVTVQEGQQVKAGDQLGLVGNTGHSYGSHLHLEIHVKGEPLDPVPWLKERGADIQLQVEAIYSEAAAS, from the coding sequence GTGCGCCAGCGCCTGTCGTCTGAGCCCGATCGATATCGCGGTCGCCGGCGTGTACCCACTCCGCCGCGGAGCCGCTACGCCGCCGTCGTCACCACCGCTTTCGTCGGCGCCGGTGGAGTCGCACTCCTGGCGGGTGCCCTGCCCGACGCCAAGAGCGTCAGCCCGTCGGTTCTCGACGAGCTGAAGGCCGCCTCCACGCTGAACCAGGACGCCGCCGAGCGCGCCGAGGCCGCCGGTCGCGCGACGCGTGGCGGCGCCCGCGACGGCGCAGAGGCCGAGCCGGAGGTCTGGCTCCTTCCACTACAGGGCTACGACTTCAACTCGCCGTACGGGGTGCGTTGGGGCAAGCTGCACACCGGTGTCGACCTGGTCGCCCCCGAGGGAACCCCCTATGTCGCCATTCACGAGGGCACCGTCACGAAAGCCGGCTGGTTCGGCGGGTACGGCTACACCGTGATAGTCCGCCACGCCGACGGCAGCGAGGCCATCTACGGCCATTCCTCCGCCGTCACGGTGCAGGAGGGGCAGCAGGTCAAGGCGGGTGACCAGCTCGGCCTGGTCGGCAACACCGGTCACTCATACGGCTCTCATCTGCACCTCGAGATCCATGTCAAGGGCGAGCCGCTCGACCCGGTGCCCTGGCTCAAGGAGCGCGGAGCGGACATCCAGCTCCAAGTGGAGGCAATCTACAGTGAGGCAGCGGCATCCTGA